Below is a window of Undibacterium sp. YM2 DNA.
TTTGACAAGGTATCCAGCGGGTTACGCAACTTGCAGGCCTTGATAGACAGGCAGCCGCAGCCTATGCAGTCACCCAGTTGCTCACGCAATTCCATGAGCTGATGGATGCGTTCATCGAGTTCTGCCTTCCAGCGTTTTGACAATCTGGCCCAGTCGGCCACGGTGGGTGTGCGGCCTTCAGGCAATTCTGCCAGGGCGGTTTGTATGGATGCAAGCGAAATACCCAGGCGCTGCGCCACCTTGATGACAGCGATGCGGCGCAACACATCGCGCGCATAACGGCGCTGGTTGCCTTCATTGCGCTGGCTGTGTATGAGCCCCCTGGCTTCATAGAAATGGATGGCTGACACCGCGACGCCACTGCGTGCCGCCACCTCACCGACAGCCAGCGGTTTGCCTATATCTTGCGGATTGATTTTTGCCATGCAAATTCTCCTTGACCTCAAGTTAAGTTGAGGTTTTACACTACTCTTCGCCTGGTTTCAAGCTAACATTTGGAGAAATAAAGATGACGACAGCAATTCAAGTTGAACCGAACCACACCGGACAGTATCACACCGATCACAATCTGCAACTCGTACGCCGCCTGTATGAAGACTGCTTCAATACCGGCAATCTTGATCTTGTGTCACAGATGATCGCCACTGATTTTGTCAGCAACCGTGGCGAGCAAGGTCAAGCGGAATTTGCCGCCAATATCGCGGGCCTGCGCAAGGCCTTTCCTGATGTGCATTTTGTGCTTGAGGATATCTTTGGTGCAGCAGACCGCATTGCCGTCAGATGGAGTTTTACGGCCACACATAGCGCGCCGTTTGCAGGTTTTCCAGCTAGCGGCAAGGCGGTCACGCAGCAGGGTAATGTGATTTACAGGATCAAGGATGGCAAGATTGCCCAGGCCTGGGTGCAGATAGACAGGCTGGGTTTGATACAACAATTGGAGCTTAATGCATAGCGCCAGAAAGCAAGACAGTTTTACCTTGCGCTTGCGGTACCTGGCTCAGCAAAGCTTTGGCAACGGCAGTTGCCGCAATGGGCCGGTAATTGCCAGGGATCAGAAAACCGATTAGCTTGCTGATCGCCAGGCCCAGCTTTTCTCCGCGCCGCTCTGGCTGCCCCAGCACTACCCTGTCGCCAACCAGTAGCGAAGGTCGGGCAAAGACCATGCCTTCAAACGGCATTTTCTCCAGCGCATTTTCAAGCTCGCCTTTGACGCGGTTATAGAAGACACCGGATTTGGCATCTGCCCCCATGGCACTGACCAGGCCCAGTTTCTTGACGCCCGCCGCCTGCGCTGCCCTGGCAACGGCCAGATTGGCATCGTAGTCTATGGCACGAAAAGCCTCCTGGCTGCCAGCGACCTTGATGGTCGTACCCAGCGCCAGATACACTTCGTCGGCCTGCGGTAAAAGCGGCAGGTTGGCGAAATCTACAACATGCACTTCCAGCTTGGGATGCTGCAAGGCAGGTGCCTTGCGGCCAAGGGCATACACCACGGCAACCGTGTCGTCTGCCAGCAGGCCTGCCAGGATTTCCTTGCCCACCATGCCAGTGGCACCGGCGATGATGACAGCTCGCTTGCTCATGTCTGCTACTCCCTAAAAAAACACCTGGTGAATTAATTTCATGTCCGGCTTTTGTCTATATTGCATGAATACTGTTATTCTAAGCCAAGCCTATCACTGTACATCAGAACTCCATAAGACCTGAACAGGTGTCAATAGCGAGCATGCCTGTAACATCTATTGCCAAAGGGAGATATCCAATGCCTGAGATCATTAATTCAACTGCGCATCCCACCATGCATCCCTTCTACGAATCACATCGCCCTGCCATGGAAGCAGCCATGCGCCACCGTCTTGAACTGGCGGAACCTATGTTGCGCGAACGTGCACACTTGTCTGACATCGCGGCAATCAGGCAAGAGGTGATGGATGAATTTAACATCGTACTCCGGCAGATGCCGTATGTCGGTGGCGCAGCAAGCCGCATGAGCGATTTCTTGATGCGGCTGCTGGGTTTTATGGCGATCAGCCGTGTGCTGCGGCGGCATGATGTGGCAGTGCCTGTCATCGGTGACATAGAGCGGGACACTTACCAGGCGCAATTACTGAGCACGCCAGAAGCGGAGCGCCTCGCGTCCGGCGAGCAATTCATGTCAGCAGAAAACCAGGCTTTGCTGCGCGAGCAGGCGGCACAAAGCGCGACGGAAGAACATCAACAAGCGTTTCCACAAGATTTTGTGTATGACTTTGTAGCACCTGGCCCGGGCGACAAGTTTGAATTTGGCATCAACTACAAGGCCTGCGGCTTTTGCAAATTCGCCGCCAGCCACGGCGATAAAGAAGTTTTACCAAACATTTGCGGGCTCGATTTCGTCGCCTATGCAGCGCGGGGAATACGCCTGGAAAGAACGCAAACCCTGGCTGGCGGTGCTAGCCACTGTGATTTCCGCTTTTCAAAGCTAACAACTGACTGAAGCCTCCGGTAGGGTGCGTCTTGACGCACCAACCCGGCAACTTTAAAGAGAGATTTGGTGCGTCAAGACGCCCCCTACCTCAGACAGCCACCACAGGCACCAAAGTACGCAAGCGCAGCGTAATCGCCAGACCTACACTGAGTATGCCAGCCAGCAGCATGACCACGCCCGCCCAGCCGTGGCTGGCCCAGACCACGCCAGTGAAAGAGCCAATGAGACTGGAACCGAGGTAATAGAAGCACAGGTAAATTGCAGAAGCGACAGCCTTGTAAGCCTGCGCACGGCGTGCGACCCAGCTGCTGGCGACTGAATGTGAGGCAAAGAAACCGAAGGTGAACAGGGCCATGCCAGGGATCATGATGTACAGAGAATTAGACAGGCTCAGCAGCAAACCCGCCATCATGACCAGCAAGACTATCCACAGCACACCACGGCGGCCTATACGGTCCACCAGACGTCCTACCCAGACCGAGCTGCCCATGCCCAGCACATATAGCAAGGCAATCGTGCCTGCGGCACTTTGGCTAAAGCCAAACGGTGTGCCTTGCAGACGGTAGCCTATGTAGTTATACACACTGACAAAACAGCCTGTGAGCATGAAGGCCAGGCAAAACAGCATGCACAGGCCACCATCAGACAGATGCAGACGCAAACCCTGGTGCAGGCTGCCCCAAACCCGCGCTGCTGGTTTGAAGTTGCGCGCCAGTGGCAGGCTGCGCCAGAATTCCCACGCGGCATAGATGCCGGCAACACCAATCGCCGCCATCGCCGTGCGCCAGCCAAAATGGTCACTCAACAGGGCTGACAGCAAGCGCCCTATCATGCCACCCATGGCACTGCCTGCGATATACAGACCCACTGCCGTGCCCATGGCTGCAGCCTCTATCTCTTCGCCCATATAGGCCACTGCCACTGCAGGCATGCCACCAAGGGCAAAGCCCAGCAGGCCGCGCAAGAGCAACAACTGGCTAAAGTCTTGCGTCAGCGCGCACAGCACCGTGGCAGTGGCCGCCAGTGCCAGCGCTGCCACCATCATGGGCTTGCGGCCTATGCGTTCACTGATGGCGCTGCTGATGAGCAGAGAGAAAGCCAGCGATAAAGTCGATATCGACAAGACCCAGCTGCTTTGCGCAGGTGTCAGCGCAAATTGCAGGGCCAGCGAAGGCATCAGCGGTTGCATGCTGTACAACAGTGAAAAGGTGGAAAAGCCACCAAAGATCATGGCGCGGGTGATATGCCGGAATGCTGGCGTGCCTGCGACGATGCGGGCTGGCTGGTTTATTTGCGGCGGCGGGGTAGTGCTGGCGACGGTCATGATGGTGTGGCTGGACGATCAGGGAGTAGCCATCTTATATTTGCTCTTTTATAGCGTCCAATATATATTTAAGGCGTTAGTAATACATTTTTTAGATGATTGGATAAGGAATAGTGATAGCTTCTCGTAGGTTGGGCTACGGGTTATCAGCCCAACACTCGGCGCTTGAATAACGTATACGTTTGTTGAGGCCCAGTGTTGGGCTGATAACCCGTAGCCCAACCTACATCCTGCTCAACCTACGACTCCACACCCCCATGGAACTCCGCCACCTCAAATACTTCATCGCCGTCGCCGAAGAACTGCACTTCACCCGTGCGGCGGAGCGGCTGCACATAGGCCAGCCACCTTTGAGCCATGCGATACAGATGCTGGAAGCCGACATAGGTGCGCAATTGTTTGAACGCAGCAAGCGCTGGGTGCGCCTGACGGAAGCGGGCAAGCTGTTCTTGCAGGATGCGCGGCATATCCTGGCGCTGGCTGAGCAAGCCAGTGAAAACGCCCGCCGGGCCCAGCGTGGCGAAACCGGCGAGCTGCGCATAGGTTTTACTTTCTCGACTCCGTTCACACCCCTGTTTGCCACCGTCATCAACAGCTACCGCGAGCAATACCCGAATGTGACACTGAGCCTGCAAGAAATGGCCACCAATAATCAGCTCGAAGCGCTGTCGCAGCACAAGATTGATGTGGGATTCATACGTCCGCCAGAAGGGGGTGAACTGGCGCGCGGCATATCGTCACCATTGCGCTTTCGCAAGCTGCGTGAAGACCCGCTGGTGGCGGTGTTACCTACCACACATGCATTGGCAAAGAAGAAAAAAGTGCCTATGAAAGACCTGGCACAAGAAGGCTTCAT
It encodes the following:
- the soxR gene encoding redox-sensitive transcriptional activator SoxR; translation: MAKINPQDIGKPLAVGEVAARSGVAVSAIHFYEARGLIHSQRNEGNQRRYARDVLRRIAVIKVAQRLGISLASIQTALAELPEGRTPTVADWARLSKRWKAELDERIHQLMELREQLGDCIGCGCLSIKACKLRNPLDTLSKEGAGARLLGMESS
- a CDS encoding ester cyclase, giving the protein MTTAIQVEPNHTGQYHTDHNLQLVRRLYEDCFNTGNLDLVSQMIATDFVSNRGEQGQAEFAANIAGLRKAFPDVHFVLEDIFGAADRIAVRWSFTATHSAPFAGFPASGKAVTQQGNVIYRIKDGKIAQAWVQIDRLGLIQQLELNA
- a CDS encoding NAD(P)H-binding protein yields the protein MSKRAVIIAGATGMVGKEILAGLLADDTVAVVYALGRKAPALQHPKLEVHVVDFANLPLLPQADEVYLALGTTIKVAGSQEAFRAIDYDANLAVARAAQAAGVKKLGLVSAMGADAKSGVFYNRVKGELENALEKMPFEGMVFARPSLLVGDRVVLGQPERRGEKLGLAISKLIGFLIPGNYRPIAATAVAKALLSQVPQAQGKTVLLSGAMH
- a CDS encoding L-2-amino-thiazoline-4-carboxylic acid hydrolase gives rise to the protein MPEIINSTAHPTMHPFYESHRPAMEAAMRHRLELAEPMLRERAHLSDIAAIRQEVMDEFNIVLRQMPYVGGAASRMSDFLMRLLGFMAISRVLRRHDVAVPVIGDIERDTYQAQLLSTPEAERLASGEQFMSAENQALLREQAAQSATEEHQQAFPQDFVYDFVAPGPGDKFEFGINYKACGFCKFAASHGDKEVLPNICGLDFVAYAARGIRLERTQTLAGGASHCDFRFSKLTTD
- a CDS encoding MFS transporter, whose protein sequence is MTVASTTPPPQINQPARIVAGTPAFRHITRAMIFGGFSTFSLLYSMQPLMPSLALQFALTPAQSSWVLSISTLSLAFSLLISSAISERIGRKPMMVAALALAATATVLCALTQDFSQLLLLRGLLGFALGGMPAVAVAYMGEEIEAAAMGTAVGLYIAGSAMGGMIGRLLSALLSDHFGWRTAMAAIGVAGIYAAWEFWRSLPLARNFKPAARVWGSLHQGLRLHLSDGGLCMLFCLAFMLTGCFVSVYNYIGYRLQGTPFGFSQSAAGTIALLYVLGMGSSVWVGRLVDRIGRRGVLWIVLLVMMAGLLLSLSNSLYIMIPGMALFTFGFFASHSVASSWVARRAQAYKAVASAIYLCFYYLGSSLIGSFTGVVWASHGWAGVVMLLAGILSVGLAITLRLRTLVPVVAV
- a CDS encoding LysR family transcriptional regulator; amino-acid sequence: MELRHLKYFIAVAEELHFTRAAERLHIGQPPLSHAIQMLEADIGAQLFERSKRWVRLTEAGKLFLQDARHILALAEQASENARRAQRGETGELRIGFTFSTPFTPLFATVINSYREQYPNVTLSLQEMATNNQLEALSQHKIDVGFIRPPEGGELARGISSPLRFRKLREDPLVAVLPTTHALAKKKKVPMKDLAQEGFIMYPPSAGTGIYPQILRLCHAAGFVPKIAQEAFDASTIIGLVAAGCGISILPGSFYTIHFDGICYRPIADAGATTSLLLAQRKGDASPLVENFVKLAAGMV